The Megalops cyprinoides isolate fMegCyp1 chromosome 11, fMegCyp1.pri, whole genome shotgun sequence genomic sequence ATGCTGTGGTTTCTGAGCAGTATGTTGGAGGATTCAGGCCATTATGAGTGTGTTCTGAGGTATGTGATCCTCCCCCACATGGACGCTGTGTATACCTTTCGGGAATGGTGTGGGAGGTGGAGGCAGTTTGCCGGAGGTAGAAATGGGGTGGAGTTTACAAGCTGTTGacaagtctttttttctgtctcaatCTGTAGTCATTATGGATATAATATTTACCAATGTGCTGCAAGCTTGTTTTGTGATGTGAACGTAAGAAATGATCTCTGTGTTTATCACTCTGGTCAACAGAACCCCCAGTGCCTGCTTTAAGCAAGTGTCTGTGCTGATAGTGAATGCTACCGAACCAGGGGATTGCAATCGACCTTACACAGCGGCTCAGATGCTGACCGTGATCGCCAACGGTTACCTGGTTTGCCCATTACTCACCTACATGGACCACGTTGACAGTTACTACCTCGAGTGGTACAAGGTGAGCTTTCAGAATCAAGGACGATACATGTGTATACAACTGTAAATGTACAGGTGTAAGTGTAGCTATGGCAGGAATAACAAGGGCGTTACTAATGTGACTTCATTATGTGAAAATAGCACGTGGTTAATGGCACCCACCATCCTGCACTTGGcccattttacatgacattattgtcattcagcgacttacatagtttacaactttacatttatacagctggatatttactgaggcaaatctcagttaagttccttgctcaagagtacagcagcagtgcccaagtggggaattgaaccacaaatgttttggttaaaatcccagctccttaccacGTACGCCACGCTACCGCccatttttattgtgttcatCTCAGCGTGGGTcctatatgtgtatgtgtaagcatTTCATAtcagctctgtgtgttgtgtgcaagTTAGAATCACATTCATATGTAACTGTGAATACTCCAAGGTAATGTATCCAGTTCCCAAGAAGCAGCGTCAGATTGATTCCACAAGTCGCTACTATGTCACAATGATGTTTTGAGAACAACATATTGAATGGTGGTTTTGATGTTAGGTAAACAGTGCCTGTTTCTTTGGATCAGTGACATGACAACACTGAGCGTCTTCTCTTCTGGCACAGGACTGTGAACCGATTCTGGAAGGTGACAAGTATGCATTTGTGGATAAAAATGCACTTCTTGTGCGAGAAGTCTCCCCCAGTGATAAGGGATATTACACCTGCAGAATGATCTTCAACCTGACTGGGACCATTGGTTACACAGCTGAGACCATAGAGTGTCAGATTATAGGTAAACTCCAGTCTAGCTCTGTTGGCTGCTGTGGATGGTGCAGTTGTTAAGATGTAAAGATGTTAACTTGTACCATGTTCAAGGCTGAATCAGGATGGTTCTGTGAATGCACAAGGGCCCTTTATAAAGATTGAGTTTTAATTACTCATTGTGCTGCATGgtatttgtctctgtgttttccttaaCATAAATATACCAGTCATTACCAGTAATTCATTTACAATCCAGAAAGGAGAAGCTATTTTTTGCAtagaatattttcagttttgtcattgtttttcctttatcaTGTTTCTGGAAAGTAATTTGCGGTCTGAAGTTTTGtctgaagttatttttgtaatatgttGCTTTATttggtgtttctttttatgTATGTGGGCAAAACCCTGTTTCTGTAATAGCTGTCTATGCTATTGCTCATCTCTCTGGTACTGTGCCCAGAATGCtctctgtctgtactgtaaTACAAGCTGCAGTACATATAAAAATCTGTAGCAACTAGACTCATTAGAACTATAAAGACGTTGAACTGATCCTTAGCTTTATCAGACGGCATGCATGTATATTACCTATTGTTCACTCCAGGTGTAACATCAGATTATTTTAGCACCATAAATCTGAATTATGcagatttaataaaaaaaaaaaactcatttggTGTTTTAATTCTTTACAGATAAATGGATCCTGCGTCCCTTTGTGTCTGAACCAGCTAATGACACAATCAGAACAGATTATGGTGAGTGAAATGCTAAAACAACATTCCACTGTCCTTTCAGTAGTGCCAAATCAGGAGGAATGAGATAGATTTGTCTATAATTTGAGTTTGAATATTCAACTTGTAAAGTCTTAATCAGTTCCTCAGGGCTGTACTTATAGTATCAAAATGTGACTCGCTGTCCCTAACATTGTCCCTTAAAGAAGGTTTTGATTGGTCAGTAgttgacaaaacaaaatactgttACTCTGTCAAATGAATGAGCATGAAATAGAGCCTAAAAATCACAATATATTATCCATCTCATTAATTTTTCTATCCAAAAGGTGTGGCAGTGTTCAAACCAAAAGAAATGGAGTTTCATATGATGCATGGGGTAAAATGGTGTAAATGTTACTGAAAGTATGTctttgatttaaatgtttttgatctGATCTGATCCGAGGCAGCTGATGGTAGAGAAAGGCTGGCATCTTTTGTGGCATCACTTTGTTATGTTCTGTCATTGGTAGAGTAAGAAAGGCTCCTACCTCAGTGTTGCTCTAAACTGGATGTCACTGCATAATACAGCAAACTGCCCCCATGGTACTGTTATGTCAGTAGTGGGGTGAAGCAgagtcctctctctgtgttactcTGATATTGTTTCAAGCatatgttgtttgtttcttcagGAGCACCCTTTAATAAAACCTGTCGGGTGTTTGTGCCAAGCAAGGGCCGTCACAGAGTAGACGTATTCTGGGCTACTGAGGAGGAATTAATTTCTCTGGACCCCTCAGACCGTGTTTATCAGTTAACTCAGAGGTAAGCTCAGATCTCAGAGCTCATATGTCAAGTTCATGCTAGATGAATTTGGTCCTCATTAGAAACTATGTACCAGCTTTACTGTAAATGAGGTAATCACTGACCTCCTCTGATGTGAGCAggcactgttttattttgttatttatttttgaatgtatagaatattagtagtagttgtctaaaaatgaacagaaactgtATCACAAGtcacactgtaaacacaatTACTATGCGCTGTGTATGCATTTCACACAACATCCCAACACCTTGGCTCATTCTTTATAAGCAGTATTCTCAAAAATatctgtcatttacatttttcccttattatgtctttattttgtattgtatggATCTAATCAAAATGTTAAGTATGTACTatcaatatttttcacagtaaaaaGAAAGTCCCAGATGGGGAGTGGCTGGAAGTATTACTTAATTTCACAGTGGTGCAGGAGGAGGATTTTAACACAAACTATACGTGTTTGGTCTTCAGCGATAAAGGAATTCTTAGCAGCTACTTCCATTTAAGGCCATCCGGTGAGTGCTGGTTCAAGGAGCTTTCAAAATGGAAGTTTGGAAATGATAATTAATGACGTGTATCTCTTTTCTTTCAAATCTGCGGTTTAAAACAAGattgttttttctctttcccccgCTTTTTTGGACACCACCTGGCTTTGTGGTTCAGTGCAGAAACACCTTCTGTTGAATGCAGTGCTTCTCTTATTCATTGGGTGCCAGTGTGACCTCCATTACTCTAATTTTATTAGAGACACCTGGTCAGCATTGAGAAAGTGGCTGTTATATAGTACAGTTTTTCAGAATTATCACAAATGTCACCAAGGCTTTGAAGTGTCAGGTCATGTTATCTGTGTGCTTGCCATTTGGGGGATACTTTATAAACCaatgtacattatatacagTGTACgtgtaaaataattaatttcatgtgATGATTTTACAGGTttgtctaaatatttttaaattcagcGTTGATAAAGGTCAAATTCTTATTATAATCAGATCAGTCTGGAGATTCTGCATCTTCATAAATGAGCACACTGTAGCAGTAAATTGTCTTTCCTGATCATTGTACACAAGCACTTTATTATGAAATAACCTGTCCTTTATTAACAATCCTTTGattattttccaaaatttcctgtttttgtctgAACAGATCCAAATCTCATCGTTCCTCTTGTACTTCTGTTCACTGGCTTGGCACTGACCTTCTTAATCAGTGTCACTGTTTACAGAGTATTCAAGATAGACATTGTTCTGTGGTGTAGAAATTACTTCCCTTATCTTTACACAGATCCAGGTAAGATAATAGTTTATTAATTCTTACTCATTGCCACAGTGATTACGAAGCCTTATTGTGTTGTGAGCCCACTGCAAATATAAATTGGCTCACCACATTACTTGTAAGGTAGAGATGCCACTCTTTCTCCTTGcaaacagaaagacaggcacAAATCAGAGACAGATGAGaatagaggcagagagaaacatTAAGGAACACCAGCACAGGCAGAAAGAGCACTGAGAGAGCGCTGAAAGATGAATCTTTTATAGCAGTCGGAATTCCAGTACTGAAACAAGATTACTCAATTGTACTTCATCAGACACTAAGCCATCATTACCCTCCCATCCAGTGAAAGTCACATTCAATAACACTTTTATgcagcatgaaaatatgaatatatctGTTTTCATCTTATTACACAGAGTAACACCCCAACCATCATGTGCAGCTAATTCTATACACACTTCTGTTGTCCCATTCAACTTTACATTCATTAACAGAATTATGCTCCTTTACAATCAGAGGTAACAGCTAAGATTTCACACCTCATATTAAGAATGCGTGATAATTTGCTCTCTGTCCTGCCCCAGGGTCTGATGGGAAGATTTATGATGCGTATGTGGTGTACCCAAGAATGTGCTCCGGTGGGTCCACTGGGAGTGCTGAAACGTTCGCCTTGCACACCCTGCCCCATGTCCTGGAGAGGAACTGTGGGTATAGGCTCTTCATCTTTGGCCGCGACAGTTTACCTGGGGAAGGTAACCTAATGCaccattttaaattcagtgtcTATGTACTTTACTACATatacaaatggaatttttgCACAGAGCTGTCCACAACTCAATGCCTTTTCTTATGTGAAGTCTATTAGTGATTGATAGGTGGGGCCTCCCAAAAGATTGAACCAGCGTTTCATAATTTGAGCTTATTCTTCCATTAATGACTGACTGATGTCTCTCAGCCCAGATGCATTATTGAATCAGCAATGAATTGAATCAGTCCACTGCTATGTGTAAacctttattttttgctttgtgaaatcCTGCAGACCCATCTCTGCCGCGCAGAGTTTTGTTGTTTGCCTTGCAGCTGTGTCAGACCCACTTGTCCTTCAAAATTATCCACCCTGAGCCAACACATTTTTATCACGTTG encodes the following:
- the LOC118785939 gene encoding interleukin-1 receptor type 1-like; amino-acid sequence: MSQMQSLMLVVSAVCLHGIGAAEGEFCKDYGIQFERVYTVPGNAAALNCTLASPDVFDVHSNPYNISWYEGRSGRELSGGLGRIRDKETMLWFLSSMLEDSGHYECVLRTPSACFKQVSVLIVNATEPGDCNRPYTAAQMLTVIANGYLVCPLLTYMDHVDSYYLEWYKDCEPILEGDKYAFVDKNALLVREVSPSDKGYYTCRMIFNLTGTIGYTAETIECQIIDKWILRPFVSEPANDTIRTDYGAPFNKTCRVFVPSKGRHRVDVFWATEEELISLDPSDRVYQLTQSKKKVPDGEWLEVLLNFTVVQEEDFNTNYTCLVFSDKGILSSYFHLRPSDPNLIVPLVLLFTGLALTFLISVTVYRVFKIDIVLWCRNYFPYLYTDPGSDGKIYDAYVVYPRMCSGGSTGSAETFALHTLPHVLERNCGYRLFIFGRDSLPGEAIVDSIQENISKSRRLLLLYTDSTFSKPEASLLFEQQVGTHSALVEETLQVILVELEEIRDSSVLPESVLHLRRKQGAAQWWRARARDTERSLLCPSSRFWKQVRYRMPVKSIPASCLEKNTLLNF